A window of Hevea brasiliensis isolate MT/VB/25A 57/8 chromosome 14, ASM3005281v1, whole genome shotgun sequence contains these coding sequences:
- the LOC131172775 gene encoding YTH domain-containing protein ECT4-like codes for MAESVPTGLKLESIRKLAGHDVASGKDGLPCGSTSSVAFHGMLLLIPKIIMDPSHNWMIMVIFKHMDLICVSVDHIRDAIRQWITSLLFTCYNPYASGAVVGVDGQSVGQQAYFSSPGYLPHPVFYGSEAMPCYSWDSAYFSDVSNGNTGSQNGKYGSASTFAKSSVFNSLKSNDNTAGKSSKSTNTQAIRPLNKVSALGSDFSAGLSKGYHPVGNLPPFSIQKHGPFPHNCLMTYRQNGRIWNGNDRNKSGDRFYKNSDFETSNELTSGPRGSNKFPSLETAVKEDLGITVQRDQYNKPDFETKYADAKFYVIKSYNEDDIHKSIKYDVWASTPNGNKKLDAAFREAEQRS; via the exons ATGG CTGAATCTGTTCCTACAGGATTGAAGTTGGAGTCCATTAGGAAATTGGCTGGGCATGATGTG GCTTCTGGAAAAGATGGATTACCATGTGGCTCAACATCATCAGTTGCTTTTCACGGGATGCTACTTCTAATACCAAAG ATTATAATGGATCCTTCACACAATTGGATGATCATGGTTATTTTCAAGCACATGGATCTCATATG TGTATCGGTTGATCACATCAGGGATGCAATCAGACAATGGATCACTAGTCTATTATTTACCTGCTATAATCCATATGCTTCTGGGGCAGTGGTTGGGGTAGATGGGCAAAGTGTTGGTCAACAAGCATATTTTTCTTCACCTGGATACCTTCCACATCCTGTTTTCTATGGATCAGAAGCCATGCCTTGCTATTCATGGGATTCAGCATATTTTAGTGATGTCTCAAATGGCAATACTGGTTCTCAAAATGGAAAATATGGATCAGCTTCCACTTTTGCCAAGTCCAGTGTTTTTAACTCTTTGAAGTCTAATGACAATACCGCTGGCAAATCCTCTAAGTCTACAAATACACAAGCAATCAGACCTTTAAACAAG GTGTCTGCATTGGGTTCTGATTTCTCAGCAGGTCTCTCGAAAGGATACCATCCTGTAGGAAATTTGCCTCCTTTTTCTATCCAAAAACATGGTCCATTCCCGCATAATTGTCTTATGACCTATAGACAGAACGGAAGGATATGGAATGGAAATGATAGAAATAAATCTGGAGACAGATTCTATAAAAACAGTgattttgaaacctcaaatgaacTAACTTCTGGTCCTAGGGGCTCTAACAAATTTCCTTCTCTGGAGACTGCTGTCAAGGAAGACTTGGGAATCACTGTACAAAGAGATCAGTATAACAAACCAGATTTTGAAACTAAGTACGCAGATGCTAAGTTCTATGTTATCAAATCTTACAATGAAGATGACATTCATAAGAGCATTAAATATGATGTATGGGCAAGCACTCCAAATGGAAATAAGAAGTTAGATGCAGCATTCCGTGAAGCAGAACAGAGATCTTGA
- the LOC110662454 gene encoding disease resistance protein RPV1 isoform X1 has protein sequence MASTSSTPPNQGKKWDVFISFRGDDTRYGILSHLSDALKDKQIKTFTDEELRKGEEISPELLKIIQESSVSIVLFSENYADSPWCLDELVEIRKCKEKSAQIVLPVFYKVDPTDVQKLSGNFGEAFATAMHGEKGNSQKVDNWKRALMEVSNLAGWDSQKIKSEAELVDEIVNDVSNKFSDMSKSDDSYDRNLIGIKLRVEEVEWLLNEKQIVGIWGMGGIGKTTIAQEVFHRNKNKFDGHCFVENVRETMTKQSSNSVRVKIIQQLLRDKHVDSLNDSTRRRLKSMKVLIVFDDVEDRNHLKDLAGEYDLYGEGTRIIITSRDSHVLKYDFSEEGIYEVEKLIDSETLQLFSLHAFNQNLPKEEYMELSEEATIYAGGNPLALKVLGSHLFRRTIKEWESELEKLKGKSLKKIQDVLKTSYDGLEKNEQEIFLDIACFFKGLHKDKVERKLKAFGFYPESGIPRLIEKSLITISYNKVDMHDLLEQMGKDIVNEECKQPGGRSRLWNYEDIDHVFTTNRGTENVEAISFRLCGTRILTLSATAFAKMCNLRFIQLYEMSNKVLLPKNFEFCAQALRCLYWDYYPLESLPLKFWPKNLVELQMRYSNLIQLWNGGDKPLENLKLIDLSLCCRLERIPNLSSIAPNLEFLYLEGCWSLVEIPSLQNLSKLTELYLTGSNKIKDCPEIRCNVRILKLDGTGIEQLPSSIKHLSQLVILSLYRCTALESLPSSIGNLKRLEELDLAGCSRLVTIPSSIGELKCLEKLFFRYCSNLASLPESIKQLSKLKLLDLRDCKSLKSLPELPSCLKLLKAIDCHSLESASVSFNFLEHEDENEEADKSEHENEEAHKSESEDCKFLDFSNCVQLNKKVMEDVFEAHQLGQKVTLLMAGGEVPEWMRYKNKGSSLSFKLDLRHVIAFSFCVVFRPCGRIYFPGFEVGFIRESGNRWERNVFNLFSYKDVANWNDYYGDQYFSDLSHVLLSFNGLRTRFDEECLVEASFCFKADRYALLQRIMECGVHPIYSRDKRRSRNEKHPILEDKIEEKKNK, from the exons ATGGCTTCTACTTCTTCCACTCCTCCCAATCAGGGAAAGAAATGGGATGTTTTTATTAGTTTTAGAGGCGACGATACGCGTTATGGTATTCTCTCCCATCTCTCTGATGCCTTGAAGGACAAACAAATCAAGACTTTTACGGATGAAGAGCTCCGTAAAGGAGAAGAGATCTCACCCGAGCTCTTGAAAATAATCCAGGAATCAAGTGTCTCAATAGTCCTTTTCTCTGAAAATTATGCAGATTCTCCATGGTGTTTGGATGAGCTTGTTGAGATACGTAAATGCAAGGAAAAATCAGCACAAATAGTTCTGCCGGTTTTTTACAAAGTAGATCCAACTGACGTTCAAAAGCTTTCAGGGAATTTTGGGGAGGCATTTGCTACTGCTATGCATGGGGAAAAAGGCAATTCACAAAAGGTGGACAACTGGAAGCGTGCTTTGATGGAAGTAAGCAACTTAGCAGGATGGGATTCACAGAAAATCAA GTCTGAGGCCGAATTAGTTGATGAAATTGTCAATGATGTTTCAAACAAATTTAGCGATATGTCTAAAAGTGATGATTCTTATGATCGCAACTTGATTGGAATTAAACTGCGTGTGGAAGAAGTGGAATGGTTGTTAAATGAGAAGCAGATTGTAGGAATTTGGGGGATGGGAGGCATTGGTAAAACAACTATTGCACAAGAAGTATTTCATCGAAACAAGAATAAATTTGATGGTCATTGTTTCGTTGAAAATGTTAGGGAAACAATGACAAAGCAATCATCAAATTCAGTGCGAGTCAAAATCATTCAACAATTATTAAGGGACAAACATGTAGACAGTTTGAATGATTCTACTAGGAGAAGGCTGAAGAGTATGAAGGTATTGATTGTTTTTGATGATGTAGAGGATCGAAACCATTTAAAAGATTTAGCAGGAGAGTATGATTTGTATGGTGAGGGAACTAGAATCATCATAACTAGTAGAGATTCACATGTGCTTAAATATGATTTTTCAGAAGAAGGCATATATGAGGTTGAGAAGTTAATTGATTCTGAAACTCTGCAACTCTTTAGCTTGCATGCCTTCAACCAAAATCTTCCCAAGGAAGAATACATGGAGCTATCAGAGGAGGCGACAATCTATGCTGGAGGCAATCCACTAGCTCTTAAAGTTTTGGGATCTCATTTATTTCGTAGGACGATAAAAGAATGGGAAAGTGAATTGGAAAAATTAAAAGGCAAATCTCTTAAGAAAATTCAAGATGTTTTGAAAACAAGTTATGATGGGCTAGAAAAGAATGAACAGGAAATATTTCTTGATATTGCATGTTTCTTCAAAGGGCTTCATAAAGATAAGGTTGAGAGAAAATTAAAAGCATTTggtttctatccagaaagtgGAATACCTCGTCTAATTGAGAAGTCTCTGATAACTATTTCATACAATAAGGTAGATATGCATGACTTGCTAGAGCAAATGGGCAAGGATATTGTTAATGAGGAATGCAAACAGCCTGGCGGACGCAGCAGGTTGTGGAATTATGAAGATATTGATCATGTATTTACAACAAATAGG GGAACCGAAAATGTTGAGGCCATATCGTTTCGTCTTTGTGGGACACGTATTTTGACGCTAAGTGCCACGGCCTTTGCGAAGATGTGCAATCTTAGATTCATCCAATTATATGAAATGTCGAACAAAGTGCTCCTTCCTAAGAACTTTGAATTTTGTGCACAAGCACTAAGATGTCTTTACTGGGATTATTATCCTCTGGAATCTTTGCCGTTAAAATTTTGGCCAAAGAATCTTGTAGAACTTCAAATGCGTTATAGCAATCTCATACAACTGTGGAATGGAGGAGATAAG cctcttgaaaatttgaaattaattgaCCTCAGCCTCTGCTGTCGCCTGGAAAGGATTCCGAACTTGTCTAGTATTGCCCCAAATCTCGAGTTTTTATATTTGGAAGGATGTTGGAGTTTGGTTGAAATTCCCTCTCTTCAAAATCTGAGCAAGCTTACTGAACTTTATTTAACTGGATCCAATAAAATCAAAGATTGTCCAGAGATTCGGTGTAATGTAAGGATTCTAAAATTAGACGGAACTGGAATAGAACAACTGCCCTCATCAATTAAGCATCTGTctcaacttgtcatattgtccttGTATAGGTGTACAGCACTCGAGAGTCTTCCAAGCAGCATTGGCAATTTGAAACGTCTTGAAGAACTTGATCTAGCTGGATGTTCAAGACTCGTGACTATTCCAAGCAGCATAGGCGAGTTGAAATGTCTTGAAAAGTTATTTTTCCGGTATTGCTCAAATTTAGCAAGTCTTCCTGAAAGCATCAAACAACTTTCGAAGTTGAAACTGCTTGATTTAAGAGATTGCAAGAGTCTTAAGAGTTTACCAGAGCTTCCGTCATGCTTAAAATTATTAAAAGCAATTGATTGCCACTCTCTGGAATCTGCATCAGTTTCGTTCAATTTCTTAGAACATGAAGATGAAAATGAAGAAGCAGATAAAAGTGAACATGAAAATGAAGAAGCACATAAAAGTGAATCTGAAGATTGCaaatttcttgattttagtaATTGCGTCCAATTGAATAAGAAAGTAATGGAGGATGTTTTTGAAGCGCACCAGTTGGGTCAGAAAGTTACATTATTGATGGCAGGAGGTGAAGTGCCAGAATGGATGAGGTATAAGAATAAAGGATCCTCGCTTTCCTTCAAACTTGACCTTCGTCACGTAATTGCCTTCTCTTTCTGCGTTGTTTTTCGTCCCTGTGGTAGGATTTATTTTCCTGGATTTGAAGTGGGTTTCATACGTGAATCTGGAAATAGGTGGGAACGTAATGTGTTCAACTTATTTAGCTATAAGGACGTTGCGAATTGGAATGATTATTATGGAGATCAGTATTTTTCGGACTTATCACACGTGTTGCTTTCATTCAATGGATTGAGGACACGTTTTGATGAAGAGTGTTTAGTTGAGGCCTCATTTTGCTTCAAAGCTGACCGTTATGCGCTTCTGCAGAGAATTATGGAGTGTGGGGTCCATCCTATATATAGTAGAGATAAAAGGAGAAGCAGAAATGAAAAGCATCCTATATTGGAAGACAAAAtcgaagagaagaagaataaataa
- the LOC110662454 gene encoding disease resistance protein RPV1 isoform X2, with product MASTSSTPPNQGKKWDVFISFRGDDTRYGILSHLSDALKDKQIKTFTDEELRKGEEISPELLKIIQESSVSIVLFSENYADSPWCLDELVEIRKCKEKSAQIVLPVFYKVDPTDVQKLSGNFGEAFATAMHGEKGNSQKVDNWKRALMEVSNLAGWDSQKIKSEAELVDEIVNDVSNKFSDMSKSDDSYDRNLIGIKLRVEEVEWLLNEKQIVGIWGMGGIGKTTIAQEVFHRNKNKFDGHCFVENVRETMTKQSSNSVRVKIIQQLLRDKHVDSLNDSTRRRLKSMKVLIVFDDVEDRNHLKDLAGEYDLYGEGTRIIITSRDSHVLKYDFSEEGIYEVEKLIDSETLQLFSLHAFNQNLPKEEYMELSEEATIYAGGNPLALKVLGSHLFRRTIKEWESELEKLKGKSLKKIQDVLKTSYDGLEKNEQEIFLDIACFFKGLHKDKVERKLKAFGFYPESGIPRLIEKSLITISYNKVDMHDLLEQMGKDIVNEECKQPGGRSRLWNYEDIDHVFTTNRGTENVEAISFRLCGTRILTLSATAFAKMCNLRFIQLYEMSNKVLLPKNFEFCAQALRCLYWDYYPLESLPLKFWPKNLVELQMRYSNLIQLWNGGDKPLENLKLIDLSLCCRLERIPNLSSIAPNLEFLYLEGCWSLVEIPSLQNLSKLTELYLTGSNKIKDCPEIRCNVYSTRESSKQHWQFETS from the exons ATGGCTTCTACTTCTTCCACTCCTCCCAATCAGGGAAAGAAATGGGATGTTTTTATTAGTTTTAGAGGCGACGATACGCGTTATGGTATTCTCTCCCATCTCTCTGATGCCTTGAAGGACAAACAAATCAAGACTTTTACGGATGAAGAGCTCCGTAAAGGAGAAGAGATCTCACCCGAGCTCTTGAAAATAATCCAGGAATCAAGTGTCTCAATAGTCCTTTTCTCTGAAAATTATGCAGATTCTCCATGGTGTTTGGATGAGCTTGTTGAGATACGTAAATGCAAGGAAAAATCAGCACAAATAGTTCTGCCGGTTTTTTACAAAGTAGATCCAACTGACGTTCAAAAGCTTTCAGGGAATTTTGGGGAGGCATTTGCTACTGCTATGCATGGGGAAAAAGGCAATTCACAAAAGGTGGACAACTGGAAGCGTGCTTTGATGGAAGTAAGCAACTTAGCAGGATGGGATTCACAGAAAATCAA GTCTGAGGCCGAATTAGTTGATGAAATTGTCAATGATGTTTCAAACAAATTTAGCGATATGTCTAAAAGTGATGATTCTTATGATCGCAACTTGATTGGAATTAAACTGCGTGTGGAAGAAGTGGAATGGTTGTTAAATGAGAAGCAGATTGTAGGAATTTGGGGGATGGGAGGCATTGGTAAAACAACTATTGCACAAGAAGTATTTCATCGAAACAAGAATAAATTTGATGGTCATTGTTTCGTTGAAAATGTTAGGGAAACAATGACAAAGCAATCATCAAATTCAGTGCGAGTCAAAATCATTCAACAATTATTAAGGGACAAACATGTAGACAGTTTGAATGATTCTACTAGGAGAAGGCTGAAGAGTATGAAGGTATTGATTGTTTTTGATGATGTAGAGGATCGAAACCATTTAAAAGATTTAGCAGGAGAGTATGATTTGTATGGTGAGGGAACTAGAATCATCATAACTAGTAGAGATTCACATGTGCTTAAATATGATTTTTCAGAAGAAGGCATATATGAGGTTGAGAAGTTAATTGATTCTGAAACTCTGCAACTCTTTAGCTTGCATGCCTTCAACCAAAATCTTCCCAAGGAAGAATACATGGAGCTATCAGAGGAGGCGACAATCTATGCTGGAGGCAATCCACTAGCTCTTAAAGTTTTGGGATCTCATTTATTTCGTAGGACGATAAAAGAATGGGAAAGTGAATTGGAAAAATTAAAAGGCAAATCTCTTAAGAAAATTCAAGATGTTTTGAAAACAAGTTATGATGGGCTAGAAAAGAATGAACAGGAAATATTTCTTGATATTGCATGTTTCTTCAAAGGGCTTCATAAAGATAAGGTTGAGAGAAAATTAAAAGCATTTggtttctatccagaaagtgGAATACCTCGTCTAATTGAGAAGTCTCTGATAACTATTTCATACAATAAGGTAGATATGCATGACTTGCTAGAGCAAATGGGCAAGGATATTGTTAATGAGGAATGCAAACAGCCTGGCGGACGCAGCAGGTTGTGGAATTATGAAGATATTGATCATGTATTTACAACAAATAGG GGAACCGAAAATGTTGAGGCCATATCGTTTCGTCTTTGTGGGACACGTATTTTGACGCTAAGTGCCACGGCCTTTGCGAAGATGTGCAATCTTAGATTCATCCAATTATATGAAATGTCGAACAAAGTGCTCCTTCCTAAGAACTTTGAATTTTGTGCACAAGCACTAAGATGTCTTTACTGGGATTATTATCCTCTGGAATCTTTGCCGTTAAAATTTTGGCCAAAGAATCTTGTAGAACTTCAAATGCGTTATAGCAATCTCATACAACTGTGGAATGGAGGAGATAAG cctcttgaaaatttgaaattaattgaCCTCAGCCTCTGCTGTCGCCTGGAAAGGATTCCGAACTTGTCTAGTATTGCCCCAAATCTCGAGTTTTTATATTTGGAAGGATGTTGGAGTTTGGTTGAAATTCCCTCTCTTCAAAATCTGAGCAAGCTTACTGAACTTTATTTAACTGGATCCAATAAAATCAAAGATTGTCCAGAGATTCGGTGTAAT GTGTACAGCACTCGAGAGTCTTCCAAGCAGCATTGGCAATTTGAAACGTCTTGA
- the LOC131172774 gene encoding uncharacterized protein LOC131172774, giving the protein MESKAVSVMNQEFVKLDRFDGTNYVRWKDKMLFLLTTLKISYILDPSLPAISPPTPEDSEQVKADRDKHRLYDLFTSVKSPMEIWKSLEFKYNSEKQGVDKFLIMKYFEFQMIDNISVMDQVHELHVLVSKLKDLKVIVPESLQVGGIIAKLPPSWNDYRKKLLHTTEDFSLEQIQKHLRIEEETRNRDKKFVSESTTKVNFVQGSQNFQKKILEVRESFQAK; this is encoded by the exons ATGGAGTCCAAGGCTGTTTCCGTGATGAATCAAGAGTTTGTGAAACTTGATCGTTTTGATGGGACAAACTATGTTCGCTGGAAAGACAAGATGCTATTCTTACTCACCACATTGAAGATTTCTTATATACTTGATCCAAGTCTGCCTGCTATTTCACCACCAACTCCAGAAGATTCTGAACAAGTGAAAGCAGATCGAGACAaac ATAGGCTATATGATCTATTTACTTCTGTCAAGTCTCCAATGGAAATCTGGAAATCACTGGAGTTCAAATACAACTCAGAAAAACAAGGTGTGGATAAATTTCTCatcatgaaatattttgaatttcAAATGATTGATAATATATCTGTTATGGATCAAGTCCATGAGTTACATGTCCTTGTTTCAAAACTTAAAGATTTGAAAGTGATAGTTCCTGAATCGTTGCAAGTAGGAGGAATAATAGCAAAACTTCCTCCTAGTTGgaatgattataggaagaaattacTGCATACTACAGAAGATTTTTCTCTTGAACAGATTCAGAAACACTTGCGCATTGAAGAAGAGACAAGAAATCGTGATAAGAAATTTGTTTCTGAATCTACTACAAAAGTTAATTTTGTGCAAGGAAGTCAGAATTTTCAAAAGAAAATTCTGGAAGTAAGAGAAAGTTTTCAAGCAAAGTAA